One part of the Pelodiscus sinensis isolate JC-2024 chromosome 16, ASM4963464v1, whole genome shotgun sequence genome encodes these proteins:
- the RPS15A gene encoding LOW QUALITY PROTEIN: small ribosomal subunit protein uS8 (The sequence of the model RefSeq protein was modified relative to this genomic sequence to represent the inferred CDS: deleted 1 base in 1 codon; substituted 1 base at 1 genomic stop codon) — MTAXETCARFSPTGRAGLARSVRAPCTFRSSHNSLRLPGLFLFPPSCCTGIMVRMNVLADALKSINNAEKRGKRQVLIRPCSKVIVRFLTVMMKHGYIGEFEIIDDHRAGKIVVNLTGRLNKCGVISPRFDVQLKDLEKWQNNLLPSRQFGYIVLTTSAGIMDHEEARRKHTGGKILGFFF, encoded by the exons ATGACAGCATGAGAGACCTGCGCGCGG TTCTCTCCGACTGGCAGAGCAGGTCTCGCGAGATCCGTGAGAGCTCCTTGCACCTTCCGAAGTTCCCATAACTCCCTGCGCTTGCCCGGCCTCTTCCTTTTTCCGCCATCTTGCTGCACCG GCATCATGGTGCGCATGAATGTTCTGGCTGATGCCCTTAAAAGTATCAACAATGCAGAGAAACGTGGAAAACGCCAAGTTCTCATTAGACCGTGCTCTAAAGTAATCGTCCGGTTTTTAACTGTGATGATGAAGCATG GTTACATTGGTGAATTTGAGATCATTGATGATCACAGAGCTGGGAAAATTGTTGTTAATCTCACAGGCAGACTGAACAAG TGTGGTGTGATCAGTCCCAGATTTGACGTTCAGTTGAAGGACCTGGAAAAGTGGCAGAACAACCTTTTGCCTTCACGTCAGTTTGG GTACATAGTGCTGACAACTTCCGCTGGTATCATGGACCATGAGGAAGCAAGGCGAAAACATACAGGAGGCAAAATCCTGGGATTCTTTTTCTAA
- the ARL6IP1 gene encoding ADP-ribosylation factor-like protein 6-interacting protein 1 produces MAEGDNRSANQLAAETASLEEQLQGWGEVILVADKILRWERAWFPLVLMGGVSFAFLMIYYLDPSVLSGVSCFVMFMCLADYLVPALAPRIFGSNKWTTEQQQRFHEICSNLVKTRRRIIGWWKRIFTLKEEKPKMYFMTMLCSLAGIAWVGQQVHNLFLTYLIVSFLLLFPGLNQHGIITKYVGMAKREINKLLKQKEKKNE; encoded by the exons ATGGCTGAGGGAGACAACAGGAGCGCCAACCAGCTG gcgGCAGAGACTGCAAGTTTGGAGGAACAGTTGCAAGGATGGGGAGAAGTAATTCTGGTAGCTGACAAAATCCTTCGTTGGGAAAGAGCTTGGTTTCCACTTGTTTTGATGGGTGGTGTTTCCTTTGCTTTTCT GATGATCTACTACCTggacccttctgttctttcaggTGTCTCTTGTTTTGTCATGTTCATGTGTTTGGCTGACTATCTTGTTCCTGCTCTTGCTCCTCGAATTTTTGGCTCTAATAAATG gaccacAGAACAACAGCAAAGATTCCATGAAATTTGCAGCAACCTAGTAAAAACTCGTCGCAGAATTATTGGCTGGTGGAAACGTATCTTCACACTGAAGGAAGAAAAGCCTAAAATG TACTTCATGACCATGCTCTGTTCTCTTGCTGGGATTGCTTGGGTAGGACAGCAAGTTCATAATCTGTTCCTCACCTACCTTATTG TGAGTTTTCTATTGCTGTTTCCTGGATTAAACCAACATGGAATCATTACAAAGTATGTTGGAATGGCAAAAAGGGAAATTAACAAACTTCTCAagcaaaaggagaagaaaaatgaATGA